From the genome of Nakamurella flavida, one region includes:
- a CDS encoding SRPBCC family protein — MKVAGSAVLHATPERVWDALLDPAVLNRVIPGCQDLMSLGENHFGMTVTLGVASIRGSYSGEVRLTDLVAPTALVLHAVGAGGPGTIDTTVQVGLADGGDGTTTLTYDADAVVGGMVGGVGQRVLVSVARRTAGLFFVAIDGVLAADRELVTAAAVAEPAAIAESAAAVASGAPVSTAAPVTASAPDPRPVPTTRPGDPAPAPLRSPELLPLAGAALLGAVTTALGVLIGARIGRRSRSPH, encoded by the coding sequence ATGAAGGTCGCCGGATCCGCCGTCCTGCACGCCACCCCGGAACGGGTCTGGGACGCCCTGCTCGACCCGGCGGTGCTGAACCGGGTCATCCCCGGCTGCCAGGATCTGATGTCCCTGGGGGAGAACCACTTCGGGATGACGGTGACGCTGGGCGTGGCGTCCATCAGGGGTTCCTACTCCGGCGAGGTCCGGTTGACCGATCTGGTCGCCCCCACCGCGCTGGTGCTGCACGCGGTCGGTGCCGGCGGGCCCGGCACCATCGACACCACGGTGCAGGTCGGACTGGCCGACGGCGGCGACGGGACGACCACCCTGACCTACGACGCGGACGCCGTGGTCGGCGGGATGGTCGGCGGAGTCGGCCAACGGGTCCTGGTCAGCGTGGCCCGCCGGACCGCGGGCCTGTTCTTCGTCGCGATCGACGGAGTGCTCGCCGCCGACCGTGAGCTCGTGACCGCCGCCGCCGTCGCTGAACCGGCGGCCATCGCCGAGTCGGCCGCCGCCGTCGCCTCCGGGGCTCCGGTCTCCACCGCCGCGCCGGTCACCGCATCCGCCCCGGATCCACGGCCGGTCCCGACGACCCGTCCGGGGGACCCCGCGCCGGCACCGCTCCGGTCCCCCGAGCTGCTCCCGCTCGCCGGGGCCGCCCTGCTCGGCGCCGTCACGACTGCGCTCGGGGTGCTCATCGGTGCCCGGATCGGTCGCCGGAGCCGCTCACCCCATTGA